The following proteins come from a genomic window of Megalobrama amblycephala isolate DHTTF-2021 linkage group LG1, ASM1881202v1, whole genome shotgun sequence:
- the LOC125248202 gene encoding galactose-specific lectin nattectin-like produces MAVWTVYLSLGLLVALNASVETRPVEKNKDCGTCETGWTAYGCRCFKFFNDPRIRSSAEFGCLINYKGNLASVHNHEEYIFIKNLIRRTTHASTPTWIGLHRVSQYAYWFWSDGTEINYKIWSPGQPSYGKDERCVEMNSAHGNWNDVDCDEKKPYVCVK; encoded by the exons ATGGCGGTCTGgactgtctatctgtctctcgGTCTTTTGGTCGCTTTGAATGCTTCAG tgGAAACGCGTCCTGTTGAAAAGAATAAAGATTGTGGCA CCTGTGAGACAGGATGGACTGCCTATGGATGCAGATGCTTCAAGTTTTTCAATGATCCTCGAATAAGGTCTTCAGCCGAG TTTGGGTGTTTGATCAATTATAAAGGGAACCTTGCTTCTGTACACAACCATGAGGAGTACATTTTCATAAAGAACCTGATTAGACGCACAACTCATGCATCAACACCTACCTGGATCGGACTCCATAGAGTTTCTCAG TATGCTTATTGGTTCTGGAGTGATGGAACCGAAATTAACTATAAAATATGGTCGCCTGGACAACCCAGTTACGGTAAAGATGAGCGCTGCGTTGAGATGAACTCTGCCC ATGGCAACTGGAATGATGTGGACTGTGATGAAAAGAAGccctatgtgtgtgtgaaatga